A region of Planococcus sp. MSAK28401 DNA encodes the following proteins:
- a CDS encoding tripartite tricarboxylate transporter substrate binding protein → MKKTIFASVLTVSALAFAGCGSDDAANTAGEDGNFEPSKTIEMVAPAGSGGGWDTTAREVARVFGETEIIDENMTVINREGGGGAIGWAYVHGKEGDAHSMFVASPPLMFVPLNGQSEHGHEDFTPLANMIADYGAFAVREDSEFEDLNDLFDQMKDDPESITVIGTSAPGSMDHMQFVRIAKAAGVDPTKIKYVSDQEGGALTAVLNGSVDVFSTGVGETIEQVRAGNIKVLGVTAEERMEGEVLSEFPTAIEQGIDESFVNWRGFFGPPGMDQAAVDFYEAKFQELSESEEFAEVREKYGWTEMYMGSEEYSEFLEGEKEEIAALLEEIGLGQ, encoded by the coding sequence ATGAAAAAAACGATTTTTGCGAGTGTCTTGACTGTAAGCGCTTTAGCATTCGCGGGTTGCGGATCTGACGATGCAGCAAATACGGCAGGGGAAGACGGCAACTTCGAGCCGTCGAAAACAATCGAAATGGTGGCACCGGCCGGATCAGGCGGCGGCTGGGATACGACAGCCCGTGAAGTTGCCCGTGTCTTCGGCGAAACGGAAATCATCGATGAAAATATGACCGTCATCAACCGTGAAGGGGGAGGCGGGGCGATCGGATGGGCTTATGTCCATGGAAAAGAAGGCGATGCCCACAGCATGTTCGTCGCTTCACCGCCACTGATGTTCGTGCCGCTCAACGGCCAATCGGAACACGGCCATGAAGACTTTACGCCGCTTGCCAATATGATTGCGGATTACGGCGCATTCGCTGTCCGCGAAGATAGCGAGTTTGAAGATTTGAATGATCTATTCGACCAGATGAAAGACGATCCGGAAAGCATCACGGTCATCGGTACTTCCGCTCCAGGAAGCATGGACCATATGCAATTTGTCCGCATCGCCAAAGCGGCGGGCGTGGACCCGACTAAGATCAAATACGTTTCTGATCAAGAAGGCGGCGCTTTGACAGCAGTTCTGAACGGCTCAGTAGATGTCTTCTCCACAGGTGTCGGCGAAACGATCGAGCAAGTGCGTGCCGGCAATATCAAGGTTCTGGGTGTGACCGCAGAAGAGCGCATGGAAGGGGAAGTGCTTTCCGAATTCCCGACAGCGATTGAGCAGGGCATCGATGAGAGCTTCGTCAACTGGCGCGGATTCTTCGGGCCTCCAGGCATGGACCAGGCAGCAGTCGATTTTTATGAAGCCAAATTCCAGGAATTGAGTGAATCCGAAGAATTTGCGGAAGTCCGCGAGAAATACGGCTGGACCGAAATGTACATGGGCAGTGAAGAATACAGCGAATTCCTCGAAGGCGAAAAAGAAGAAATTGCCGCATTGCTCGAGGAAATCGGATTAGGCCAATAA
- a CDS encoding metal-sensitive transcriptional regulator produces MEYDKKIENRLKRIEGQLRGVIKMVEADGECRDVVTQLSAVRSAVDRTIGVIVSENLQSCVRDSLEKGESTEDVVKEAVELLVKSR; encoded by the coding sequence ATGGAATACGATAAAAAGATTGAAAACCGCCTCAAGCGGATTGAAGGCCAATTGCGCGGAGTCATCAAAATGGTCGAAGCGGACGGTGAATGCCGTGATGTAGTGACCCAGCTGTCGGCAGTAAGAAGCGCAGTGGACCGGACGATCGGAGTCATTGTCAGTGAAAACCTACAGTCTTGTGTACGCGATAGCTTAGAAAAAGGCGAAAGTACCGAAGATGTCGTAAAAGAAGCGGTCGAGCTTCTCGTAAAAAGCCGTTAA
- a CDS encoding rhodanese-like domain-containing protein, with product MKSMTTQEVQEYIKNNPEASLIDVRETEEVAAGKIPGAEHIPLGLLEFRLQDIDKSKEHIMVCRSGNRSGQATRFLEDRGYNVINMDGGMMNWEGDTE from the coding sequence ATGAAAAGCATGACTACACAAGAAGTTCAGGAATACATCAAAAATAACCCCGAGGCATCGCTGATTGATGTGCGCGAAACAGAAGAAGTCGCTGCAGGGAAAATTCCAGGAGCTGAGCACATTCCATTAGGCTTGTTGGAATTCCGTTTGCAGGATATCGATAAATCAAAAGAGCATATCATGGTCTGCCGTTCGGGCAACCGCAGTGGACAGGCGACTCGCTTTCTTGAAGACCGCGGCTATAACGTCATCAATATGGACGGCGGCATGATGAACTGGGAAGGCGACACCGAGTAA
- a CDS encoding rhodanese-like domain-containing protein gives MEWLLWIAVGVIAYFAISRFTAPTKGIKTMSTDELKPALGKKDKQYIDVRTPAEFKANHIKGFKNIPLNDLPKRVNELSKDKETLVICQSGMRSSRASQLLKKNGFTNIVNIRGGMSSYRG, from the coding sequence ATGGAATGGTTGCTCTGGATTGCAGTCGGGGTTATTGCCTATTTCGCGATCTCCCGCTTTACTGCACCAACTAAAGGAATCAAGACGATGTCCACTGACGAACTGAAACCTGCACTCGGCAAGAAAGATAAGCAGTATATTGATGTCCGGACGCCTGCAGAGTTCAAAGCTAACCATATTAAAGGCTTCAAGAACATTCCATTGAATGATTTGCCGAAGCGTGTGAATGAGCTGTCGAAAGATAAAGAAACACTGGTCATCTGCCAAAGCGGCATGCGCAGCAGCAGAGCGAGCCAATTATTGAAGAAAAACGGGTTTACCAATATAGTAAATATCAGAGGCGGAATGAGCAGTTACCGCGGATAA
- a CDS encoding tripartite tricarboxylate transporter permease: MDAFQGLLTGFQVALSLEGIMFVLIGVIVGTLIGMMPGLGPISAIAIMIPITYGMDPAPALVMMAGVYYGAVFGGSTSSILLNAPGISGTVATAFDGYPMAQQGKAGKALAIAAISSFVGGTVSVVLLMLLAPALSSVAISFGPPAYFALMFMGLTAISSLSEGSTIKAMIAAVAGFMVVTIGIDPQTGTQRFTFGNVNLFDGFDFLIIALGLFAVAEVCMLILNRKNRSLSDDQKLGSLKLSKADLKEMSGPVSRQSFVGFLLGVLPGAGATIASFISYIFEKRIAKNPEEFGKGSIKGLAAPESSNNAATSGAFVPLLSLGIPGSGTTAVMLGAFLVLGVQPGPLLMTDRPEIFWGIIASMYLGNVFLLILNLPLIPYLAKILSIPRPLLISLVIMFSLIGVYSISFNVFDLYMLLVFGALGFAMRIFSFPAPPFILAFILGGMMEQAFRQSMTISNGSLSIFVDTPLPLSLLLVALISLLVPAFLKWRSNRLAYKQR, from the coding sequence ATGGATGCATTTCAAGGTCTATTGACCGGTTTTCAAGTTGCCTTAAGTCTAGAAGGGATCATGTTCGTTTTGATCGGCGTCATCGTCGGTACTTTGATCGGGATGATGCCAGGCCTAGGCCCGATCAGTGCCATTGCGATCATGATTCCGATTACATACGGAATGGACCCGGCACCGGCACTCGTCATGATGGCGGGCGTCTATTACGGGGCTGTATTCGGGGGATCGACTTCTTCGATCCTGTTGAACGCCCCGGGAATTTCCGGAACGGTCGCTACAGCTTTTGACGGCTATCCGATGGCCCAGCAAGGAAAGGCCGGGAAAGCGCTGGCCATTGCGGCGATTTCTTCATTCGTTGGAGGTACCGTCTCGGTTGTCCTGTTGATGTTGCTCGCACCGGCATTGTCCAGCGTGGCAATTTCCTTTGGGCCGCCAGCGTATTTCGCCTTGATGTTCATGGGCTTGACCGCGATCTCCAGCCTATCTGAAGGCTCGACGATCAAAGCGATGATCGCAGCCGTCGCAGGCTTCATGGTCGTCACGATCGGTATCGACCCACAGACAGGAACGCAGCGTTTTACCTTCGGGAACGTCAACCTGTTCGACGGCTTCGACTTTTTGATCATTGCGCTTGGCCTCTTTGCGGTCGCTGAAGTTTGCATGCTCATCCTTAACCGCAAAAACCGCAGCTTGAGCGACGATCAGAAATTGGGCAGCTTGAAGTTGTCCAAGGCGGACCTGAAAGAAATGAGCGGGCCAGTCAGCCGCCAGTCGTTCGTCGGCTTTTTACTCGGCGTCTTGCCGGGTGCAGGAGCAACGATCGCTTCTTTCATCAGTTATATTTTTGAAAAACGAATCGCTAAAAATCCTGAAGAGTTCGGAAAAGGGTCCATCAAAGGGCTCGCAGCACCGGAAAGTTCCAATAACGCCGCGACAAGCGGTGCGTTCGTTCCGCTTTTGAGCTTGGGGATTCCAGGTTCGGGGACGACGGCTGTCATGTTAGGTGCGTTCCTTGTGCTCGGCGTACAGCCAGGGCCGCTATTGATGACTGACCGTCCGGAAATCTTCTGGGGCATCATCGCTTCCATGTATCTCGGGAACGTCTTCCTGTTGATCTTGAACTTGCCGCTGATTCCATATTTGGCGAAAATCTTGAGCATTCCACGCCCTTTGCTGATTTCCCTCGTTATCATGTTCAGTTTGATCGGCGTCTATTCAATCAGCTTCAATGTCTTTGATCTATACATGCTGCTGGTATTCGGTGCATTAGGGTTTGCGATGCGGATCTTTTCATTCCCCGCACCGCCATTCATCTTGGCATTTATCCTTGGAGGCATGATGGAGCAGGCTTTCCGCCAATCCATGACAATCTCCAACGGCAGCCTGAGCATTTTTGTCGATACTCCACTGCCGCTATCCTTGCTCTTGGTTGCATTGATTTCACTATTGGTTCCGGCATTCCTCAAATGGAGAAGCAACAGGCTAGCATATAAACAACGTTAA
- a CDS encoding DsrE/DsrF/DrsH-like family protein → MAEQKKTTIVLFSGDYDKAMAAYIIANGAAAYDHEVTIFHTFWGLNALRKENPPAIKKGRLETMFSKMMPRGADKLGLSNMQFGGMGPKLIKQVMKKHNAMPLPDLIEMAQEQDIKLVACTMTMDLLGLQKEELLDDIVYAGVAAYLGDAEDGNVNLFI, encoded by the coding sequence ATGGCAGAACAGAAGAAGACAACAATCGTACTTTTCAGCGGGGACTATGACAAAGCAATGGCCGCTTACATTATCGCAAACGGGGCAGCAGCTTACGATCACGAAGTTACCATTTTCCATACATTCTGGGGATTGAACGCATTACGCAAAGAAAATCCGCCAGCAATCAAAAAAGGCCGCCTCGAAACAATGTTCTCGAAAATGATGCCACGCGGGGCTGATAAACTCGGTCTTTCTAATATGCAATTCGGCGGCATGGGCCCGAAACTTATTAAGCAAGTGATGAAAAAACACAATGCAATGCCTTTGCCGGATCTGATCGAGATGGCTCAGGAGCAGGACATTAAATTGGTTGCCTGCACGATGACAATGGATCTTTTAGGTTTACAGAAGGAAGAGTTGCTTGATGATATCGTCTATGCAGGAGTTGCTGCTTACCTTGGCGACGCAGAAGACGGCAACGTCAACTTGTTTATCTAA
- a CDS encoding MBL fold metallo-hydrolase, producing MTVKFTSAEEIAEKVMNNEPVAILDVRSKEDVENWHVEGSQVELHNIPFNKIEESSEEINKLPKEKPLYTMCAKGNTSKKAAEYLQDQGFENIISIEGGMASWSEQLEPVKIGDLKTGGAIYQFVRVGKGCLSYLIESNGEAAVVDAARMTKPYENFAKEHSAKITHVLDTHLHADHISGGRKLAEQFGAQYHLPPEDADEVVFGYEPVEDGTTVEVGKAKIKAFYSPGHTIGSTSFIVDDEYLLTGDILFIESIGRPDLAGKATDWAEDLHETLYGRYDNLSKELIVLPAHYADIKEMNEDGSVHKKLSDLYDQNDGLNIDGEERFIKRVTENLKEQPNAYEDIRKTNMGKITPSEDEQKEMETGPNNCAV from the coding sequence ATGACAGTCAAATTTACATCCGCTGAAGAAATTGCAGAAAAAGTAATGAACAATGAACCTGTTGCCATTCTCGATGTCCGCAGCAAAGAAGATGTGGAAAATTGGCATGTAGAAGGCAGCCAAGTTGAGTTGCATAATATTCCGTTCAATAAAATAGAAGAAAGCAGCGAAGAAATCAACAAGCTGCCGAAGGAAAAACCGCTCTATACAATGTGCGCAAAAGGCAATACATCGAAGAAAGCGGCGGAGTACTTGCAGGACCAAGGATTTGAAAACATCATTTCCATTGAAGGCGGGATGGCTTCTTGGAGTGAACAATTGGAACCGGTGAAAATCGGCGACTTGAAGACTGGCGGCGCGATCTATCAATTTGTCCGGGTGGGCAAGGGTTGCCTGTCTTATTTGATCGAATCGAATGGCGAAGCGGCGGTAGTCGATGCGGCACGAATGACCAAACCGTATGAAAACTTCGCAAAAGAGCATTCAGCGAAAATCACTCATGTGTTGGATACCCATCTCCATGCCGACCACATTTCGGGAGGCAGAAAACTGGCCGAACAATTCGGCGCACAGTACCATTTGCCTCCGGAAGATGCGGATGAAGTGGTATTCGGCTATGAACCAGTTGAAGACGGCACAACCGTGGAAGTAGGGAAAGCCAAGATCAAGGCATTCTATTCGCCCGGCCACACGATCGGCAGCACCTCATTTATCGTCGACGATGAATATTTGCTGACAGGCGATATTTTATTCATCGAATCAATCGGCCGTCCGGACCTTGCAGGGAAAGCGACGGATTGGGCAGAAGACCTGCATGAAACGCTTTATGGACGCTACGATAATTTGTCGAAAGAACTGATCGTTTTGCCTGCCCATTATGCCGACATCAAAGAAATGAACGAAGACGGCAGCGTCCATAAAAAACTCAGTGACTTGTATGACCAGAACGATGGCTTGAATATTGATGGTGAAGAACGTTTTATTAAGCGTGTAACGGAAAACTTGAAAGAACAGCCGAACGCTTATGAAGATATCCGCAAAACGAATATGGGGAAAATCACCCCATCCGAAGACGAACAAAAAGAAATGGAAACCGGCCCGAACAACTGCGCGGTCTAA
- a CDS encoding tripartite tricarboxylate transporter TctB family protein: MLASINRKLGLLIFIVAAVYLYLSFQLPSYEYAPIDADVIPKGLGILLLVLSVFLFFSRVVETDAEKAKRDIPKKELGVIAAVFAMIFVYILLFETIGFIITTSLFIFFCSWFLGYRAWKTNILVSLLFPIVMYAIFVFALGIVLPRGILPF; this comes from the coding sequence TTGCTTGCAAGCATAAACCGGAAGTTGGGGCTGCTGATTTTCATTGTTGCGGCCGTCTATTTATATTTAAGTTTTCAATTGCCCAGTTACGAATATGCACCGATCGATGCGGATGTCATTCCGAAGGGCTTGGGCATCTTGTTATTGGTGCTGTCCGTCTTCTTGTTCTTTTCCCGTGTAGTGGAAACGGATGCCGAAAAGGCGAAGCGCGATATCCCGAAAAAAGAACTAGGGGTCATTGCGGCGGTGTTTGCCATGATTTTTGTCTATATTCTATTGTTTGAAACGATCGGCTTTATCATCACGACGTCATTGTTCATTTTCTTCTGTTCGTGGTTTTTGGGTTATAGAGCATGGAAGACAAATATATTGGTCTCTCTTCTGTTCCCGATTGTTATGTATGCTATTTTCGTTTTCGCGCTGGGAATTGTCTTGCCGCGCGGCATCTTGCCATTTTAA
- a CDS encoding DUF302 domain-containing protein has protein sequence MFDYTVTTSKSVDEAVASLEENLKEEQFGVLWNFDLTAKLQEKGQDFDTPYKILEVCNPKEANTVLSENLMVGYFLPCKIVVYKDGEETKIGMPKPTSLIGMAEDGGKLTEVAADIENRLISCIDRTA, from the coding sequence ATGTTTGATTATACCGTTACGACTAGCAAATCTGTAGATGAAGCAGTGGCATCACTTGAGGAAAACTTGAAAGAAGAGCAGTTTGGCGTCTTATGGAACTTCGATTTGACGGCAAAACTTCAGGAAAAGGGACAGGACTTCGATACCCCGTACAAGATCTTGGAAGTGTGCAACCCGAAAGAAGCGAATACGGTACTCTCTGAAAACTTGATGGTCGGCTATTTCCTGCCATGCAAAATTGTTGTTTACAAAGATGGTGAAGAAACGAAGATTGGCATGCCGAAGCCGACATCACTGATCGGCATGGCTGAAGATGGCGGCAAATTGACTGAAGTGGCGGCAGATATCGAAAATCGCCTGATCAGCTGCATCGACCGGACCGCCTAA
- a CDS encoding SLC13 family permease: MRNSKLVPRVLAFLLAAGFALLWLIGLLDAYTDNQKLTLLLLGIAIGLWTVSAMPLAASSLLVLGLLLLFRLTEEPEQAFAGFLSDALYFILALTLISKVLVKAKADQVFVGVLLKVSKGKVQRLLIGLPLLIVFLPILLPSAVARFRILEPIIEQVNDRFALGKRSLFRQFSFYVIGMMNQNSTMIVFTGGGFPILAAQLLSDFGGIQISWLGWFVRIAPALWLSLLLISFGVWFFFKRRSGAGLQMEQMEFTPAARLPERFWWVIIPFFAMIISWIVIDQEQIPLIVAPFLLLAYYALPMNGLVDDRLVRDYDWETFLLLGASFSLGYLIEENGTAGVLASQLIQLLPAGMGQGVNTIFIACLIFLLRFLFVVPSTSMIVIFPIIVSFAEMLGLPILPMAFLLIMIIGGVTILPIHSPTTFLAFQKGAFSQREQLLIGSFSSVVITAIAILFAVFIW; encoded by the coding sequence GTGAGAAACTCTAAGCTAGTGCCGCGTGTTCTTGCTTTTCTGCTGGCCGCCGGTTTTGCTCTTTTATGGCTGATCGGCTTATTGGATGCTTATACGGATAACCAGAAACTGACGTTGCTATTGCTTGGCATCGCTATCGGTTTGTGGACGGTAAGCGCCATGCCGCTCGCCGCTTCGAGTCTTCTGGTGCTTGGCCTGCTGCTGCTTTTCCGCCTGACGGAAGAGCCGGAGCAGGCTTTTGCCGGTTTTCTGTCGGATGCGCTTTATTTTATCCTGGCACTGACTTTGATTTCCAAGGTGCTGGTGAAAGCGAAAGCCGATCAAGTATTTGTCGGCGTGTTATTGAAAGTGAGCAAAGGCAAAGTCCAGCGGCTGTTGATTGGCTTGCCGCTATTGATCGTCTTTTTGCCCATCCTGCTGCCTTCAGCTGTCGCCAGGTTCCGCATTCTTGAGCCGATCATCGAGCAAGTGAACGATCGTTTCGCGCTCGGCAAGAGAAGCCTGTTTCGCCAGTTCAGCTTTTATGTCATCGGCATGATGAATCAGAACTCGACGATGATCGTTTTCACAGGCGGCGGGTTTCCGATTTTAGCGGCTCAATTGCTGAGCGATTTTGGGGGTATCCAAATTTCCTGGCTCGGCTGGTTTGTGCGCATCGCACCTGCGCTTTGGCTGTCGCTGCTATTGATCAGTTTCGGTGTCTGGTTCTTTTTCAAACGCCGCAGCGGTGCCGGGCTTCAGATGGAGCAGATGGAATTCACTCCAGCGGCCCGCTTGCCGGAACGTTTCTGGTGGGTGATTATCCCATTTTTCGCTATGATCATCAGCTGGATTGTCATCGACCAGGAACAGATTCCGCTCATAGTGGCGCCTTTCCTATTGCTCGCTTATTATGCATTGCCGATGAATGGGCTTGTCGATGACCGGCTCGTCCGGGATTACGATTGGGAAACTTTCCTATTGCTCGGTGCCTCATTTTCACTTGGCTATTTAATAGAAGAAAACGGAACGGCCGGCGTCCTAGCGAGCCAATTGATCCAATTATTGCCCGCAGGAATGGGCCAGGGGGTAAATACTATCTTTATTGCTTGTCTCATTTTCCTATTGCGCTTCTTGTTTGTCGTGCCTTCTACGTCGATGATTGTCATTTTTCCGATCATCGTCAGTTTTGCGGAAATGCTGGGCTTGCCGATTTTGCCAATGGCGTTTTTATTGATCATGATCATCGGTGGCGTCACCATCTTGCCGATCCATTCACCGACCACTTTTCTGGCATTTCAAAAAGGGGCGTTTTCCCAGCGTGAACAATTGCTCATTGGCAGCTTTTCAAGTGTTGTCATCACGGCAATTGCCATCCTTTTCGCGGTTTTCATCTGGTGA